One genomic window of Thermorudis peleae includes the following:
- a CDS encoding aromatic amino acid ammonia-lyase has product MLRLGEQSLTIQDVVRVAVQHEPVSLAPSVINRVQQAWEITQACAQDGTPLYGITTGVGALRDQTVAGEVQQQFNQRLLWSHSVASGEWSSVEAGRAALLCLLNQLSTGFAPIRPQTLMVIVEALNTQIPLRFRLSGSIGASDLAANADLVSPLFTTVPLYPGEGLILLNHTSPTIGLASLAIWETQKLLRAGELVLATSLEAFGANLGAYHPAIAQARHSAMLASTMRRLTAHLEGSQLWNSGTARMLQDPLSFRCGAQLFSTAWESLATATDYVIRWLNTYHGNPMVIPEERRLVSCGNFESADISTALDYLRCALVPLLQASAERSTKLLNSPWSGLPTGLTTVTTLPDSGYAILEIAAHALVTEARTLAAPVALEPVSGAIAAGIEDRGSFALLAARRLVEQLEIAWRIISIELLVSHHALLLRRPVRIGKSIQSLQNALLDEGITQEVSDSPADQLIRVRRCLHSWFDQSTEVPQGTEGF; this is encoded by the coding sequence ATGCTTAGGTTAGGTGAACAATCGCTTACAATTCAGGACGTTGTCCGCGTTGCTGTTCAACACGAACCAGTTTCGTTGGCTCCCTCAGTGATCAATCGCGTCCAGCAAGCCTGGGAGATTACCCAAGCATGTGCTCAGGATGGGACGCCTCTCTACGGGATCACTACGGGCGTTGGGGCACTTCGTGATCAGACAGTGGCGGGTGAAGTACAGCAGCAGTTTAACCAGCGATTACTTTGGTCTCACAGTGTTGCCTCCGGTGAATGGAGTTCAGTTGAAGCCGGGAGAGCTGCATTACTGTGTCTTCTCAATCAGCTCAGTACGGGTTTCGCCCCAATTCGTCCACAAACGCTCATGGTCATTGTCGAGGCACTTAACACCCAAATTCCTCTACGATTTCGACTGAGTGGCTCTATCGGCGCATCTGATCTTGCTGCCAATGCTGACCTCGTCAGCCCTCTTTTTACCACAGTCCCTCTCTACCCAGGTGAAGGTCTTATCCTCCTTAACCACACTAGTCCGACAATTGGTCTCGCCAGTCTGGCAATTTGGGAAACACAAAAACTACTTCGTGCGGGCGAACTTGTTCTTGCAACAAGCTTAGAGGCGTTTGGAGCAAACCTCGGTGCATATCATCCCGCTATTGCGCAGGCTCGACACTCGGCTATGCTCGCCTCGACCATGCGTCGACTCACCGCACATCTCGAAGGAAGCCAGCTCTGGAATAGTGGCACCGCACGAATGCTGCAGGATCCGCTTTCGTTCCGCTGTGGAGCACAACTCTTCAGTACGGCGTGGGAATCTCTGGCTACGGCAACCGACTACGTGATCCGCTGGCTGAATACCTATCATGGCAACCCAATGGTTATTCCAGAAGAGCGTCGGCTGGTGTCGTGCGGCAATTTTGAATCAGCTGATATCAGTACTGCGCTTGATTACCTCCGCTGCGCGCTTGTGCCGTTACTGCAAGCCTCAGCCGAGCGTAGCACGAAATTGTTGAATTCGCCCTGGTCTGGCTTGCCTACAGGCCTTACCACCGTCACAACGCTTCCCGATTCTGGATATGCCATCCTTGAAATCGCTGCGCATGCATTGGTTACCGAAGCCCGCACGCTCGCTGCCCCCGTCGCGCTTGAGCCGGTAAGTGGCGCCATTGCTGCAGGGATTGAGGATCGTGGTTCCTTTGCTCTACTCGCAGCTCGTCGTCTCGTTGAGCAACTTGAGATTGCTTGGAGGATCATCAGCATCGAACTACTTGTTTCCCATCATGCACTCCTTCTGCGGCGTCCAGTGCGGATTGGCAAGAGCATTCAGTCCCTGCAAAACGCGCTTCTGGACGAGGGCATTACCCAAGAGGTCTCCGATTCTCCAGCTGACCAACTCATTCGCGTCCGCCGCTGTCTCCACTCGTGGTTTGATCAGAGCACGGAAGTACCGCAAGGAACGGAGGGATTTTGA
- the hutU gene encoding urocanate hydratase: protein MSKLPPGPRVVRAPRGSELHCRGWEQEAALRMLMNNLDPDVAERPDELIVYGGSGKAARSWEAFDAIVRELQQLGDDETLVVQSGKPVAVFQTHPDAPRVLIANALLVPHWATAAEFDRLAALGLTMYGQMTAGSWIYIGTQGILQGTYETFAAVARQHFGGTLRGRLVVTAGLGGMGGAQPLAVTMNEGVALCIEVDPARAERRHALRYVDRVTANLDEAIRWAEDARRAGRPLSIALIGNAAEVHHALLARNLRVDVVTDQTPAHEPCDYVAEGLSPEEARALAKADPEDYRQRARQSMAKHLRAMVEWQRRGAIVFDYGNNLRAQGELGGVPHEEAFSYPGFVPAYIRPLFCEGKGPFRWVALSGDPEDIYRTDEAIAELFPENTSLRRWLEMAQERVAFQGLPARICWLGYGERDKAGLLFNDLVRRGVLKGPIVIGRDHLDAGSVASPYRETEAMRDGSDAIADWPILNALLNTAAGASWVSVHHGGGVGIGYSIHAGMVVVADGSERAARKLARVLRTDPGMGVVRHADAGYARALRTARAMGIRLPSPPTVPPEPETEA, encoded by the coding sequence ATGAGTAAGTTGCCACCAGGGCCACGGGTTGTGCGAGCGCCACGCGGCAGCGAGCTGCACTGCCGCGGCTGGGAACAGGAAGCGGCGCTGCGCATGCTCATGAACAACCTTGATCCAGACGTCGCGGAGCGGCCTGATGAGTTAATCGTGTACGGCGGAAGCGGCAAGGCCGCGCGATCATGGGAAGCGTTTGACGCCATCGTGCGCGAACTGCAGCAACTCGGCGATGACGAGACGCTCGTCGTCCAAAGCGGCAAGCCCGTTGCGGTCTTCCAGACACATCCTGACGCACCACGCGTCCTCATCGCAAACGCCCTCCTCGTACCACACTGGGCGACGGCCGCTGAATTCGACCGGCTCGCCGCGCTCGGGCTGACTATGTATGGCCAAATGACGGCCGGCTCATGGATCTACATCGGGACACAAGGCATTCTGCAGGGAACATATGAAACGTTCGCTGCGGTCGCGCGTCAGCACTTTGGCGGAACACTGCGTGGCCGGCTCGTTGTCACCGCTGGACTTGGCGGGATGGGCGGCGCGCAGCCTCTGGCCGTGACAATGAACGAAGGCGTCGCGCTCTGTATCGAAGTTGATCCTGCCCGCGCTGAGCGGCGGCACGCACTCCGGTATGTCGATCGCGTAACAGCAAACCTCGATGAGGCAATCCGCTGGGCTGAAGACGCGCGTCGCGCTGGCCGCCCACTCAGCATCGCGCTGATCGGCAACGCAGCCGAGGTGCACCACGCACTCCTGGCGCGCAACCTTCGGGTCGACGTCGTCACCGACCAGACGCCCGCACACGAACCGTGTGACTACGTTGCCGAGGGCCTCTCACCGGAAGAAGCCCGGGCCCTCGCCAAAGCTGATCCTGAGGACTACCGCCAGCGCGCACGACAGAGCATGGCAAAGCACCTACGCGCGATGGTCGAATGGCAGCGGCGTGGCGCCATTGTCTTCGACTATGGGAATAATCTCCGGGCGCAGGGTGAGCTTGGGGGCGTGCCCCATGAGGAAGCCTTTAGCTACCCAGGCTTCGTCCCAGCCTATATCCGGCCGCTCTTCTGTGAGGGCAAGGGCCCGTTCCGTTGGGTAGCGCTGTCAGGGGATCCAGAGGATATTTACCGCACGGACGAAGCGATTGCTGAACTCTTCCCCGAAAACACGAGCCTGCGACGCTGGTTGGAAATGGCCCAAGAGCGTGTCGCTTTCCAGGGTCTGCCAGCCCGCATCTGCTGGCTCGGCTATGGCGAGCGTGACAAGGCCGGCCTGCTCTTCAACGACCTTGTGCGCCGCGGGGTGCTCAAAGGGCCAATCGTGATTGGCCGCGACCACCTCGACGCCGGATCGGTGGCATCACCATACCGTGAGACTGAAGCCATGCGCGATGGCTCGGACGCGATTGCCGACTGGCCGATCCTCAATGCACTGCTCAATACTGCTGCAGGCGCGAGCTGGGTCAGTGTCCATCACGGGGGCGGTGTCGGCATCGGCTACTCGATTCACGCTGGGATGGTCGTTGTTGCTGATGGGAGTGAGCGCGCTGCGCGGAAGCTGGCACGCGTCCTGCGTACTGATCCTGGGATGGGCGTGGTTCGCCACGCCGACGCAGGCTATGCTCGCGCGCTTCGCACAGCTCGGGCAATGGGCATCCGTCTTCCCTCGCCTCCAACGGTCCCGCCTGAGCCAGAAACGGAGGCGTAG